In a genomic window of Capra hircus breed San Clemente unplaced genomic scaffold, ASM170441v1, whole genome shotgun sequence:
- the SCRIB gene encoding LOW QUALITY PROTEIN: protein scribble homolog (The sequence of the model RefSeq protein was modified relative to this genomic sequence to represent the inferred CDS: inserted 1 base in 1 codon) produces MLKCIPLWRCNRHVESVDKRHCSLQAVPEEIYRYSRSLEELLLDANQLRELPKPFFRLLNLRKLGLSDNEIQRLPPEVANFMQLVELDVSRNDIPEIPESIKFCKALEIADFSGNPLSRLPEGFTQLRSLAHLALNDVSLQALPGDVGNLANLVTLELRENLLKSLPASLSFLVKLEQLDLGGNDLEVLPDTLGALPNLRELWLDRNQLSALPPELGNLRRLVCLDVSENRLEELPAELGGLVLLTDLLLSQNLLQRLPDGIGQLKQLSILKVDQNRLCEVTEAIGDCENLSELILTENLLTALPHSLGKLTKLTNLNVDRNHLEALPPEIGGCVALSVLSLRDNRLAVLPPELAHTAELHVLDVAGNRLQSLPFALTHLNLKALWLAENQAQPMLRFQTEDDTQTGEKVLTCYLLPQQPLPSLEDPGLQSSPSESWGDAPLSRVSVIQFLEAPVGDDDPEEAAAEKRGLQRRATPHPSELKVMKRGVERRSEATSCRPDPVPPSLSEEEKRLSTESGLSADSHLSAGTASQGEPEGPLAEEEGLSQQEPVPATQEEVMEETYEEPTVRFAEDTLLLPREDGESEEGQPEAPWPLPGGRQRLIRKDTPHYKKHFKISKLPQPEAVVALLQGTPPDSEGPVGAGSWHNGPHMSWAPRAEEEEEEDEAEEEEEGETAVAAEEEKAVASAPSVKGVSFDQANNLLIEPARIEEEELTLTIVRQTGGLGISIAGGKGSTPYKGDDEGIFISRVSEEGPAARAGVRVGDKLLEVNGVALQEAEHQQAVEALRGAGATVHMRLWRERMVEPENAVTVTALRPEDDYSPRERRGGGLRLPLLPPEPPGPPRQRHVACLVRSEKGLGFSIAGGKGSTPYRAGDGGIFISRIAEGGAAHRAGTLQVGDRVLSINGVDMTEARHDHAVSLLTAASPTIALLLEREAGGPLAPSPXPHSPLPPTAAPAAPGEPGPLRLPPGLLAAALEGPYPVEEICLPRAGGPLGLSIVGGSDHSSHPFGVQEPGVFISKVLPRGLAARSGLRVGDRILAVNGQDVREATHQEAVSALLRPCLELVLLVRRDPPPPGMRELCIQKAPGERLGISIRGGAKGHAGNPCDPTDEGIFISKVSPSGAAGRDGRLRVGLRLLEVNQQSLLGLTHGEAVQLLRSVGDTLTVLVCDGFDTSAATPEVSPGIIANPFAAGLGRRNSLESISSIDRELSPEGSGKEKELPGQIPLWGPEATGRSPESLKPACRALAATPGTGSMQRVLPAASGEMAEAPCSPGHQQPPSPPSPAELPANVKQAYRTFAAVPGLHPPLDTPAQPPTPGPTASPEQLSFRERQKYFELEVRVPQAEGPPKRVSLVGADDLRKMQEEEARKLQQKRAQMLREVVADTGRPEADAPEDEEPEEEPPWAGQGPTAEGLGPASPPPQGGGAPVRTAKAERRHQERLRVQSPELPAPERALSPAERRALEAEKRALWRAARMKSLEQDALRAQMVLSKSQEGRSKRGPLERLAEAPSPAPTPSPTPLEDLGPQTGTSPGRLALSGRKFDYRVFAALPSSRPVYDMQSPDFAEELRSLEPRPSPGLPEEDGEVAMVLLGRPSPGSTGPEEVALCSSRRAMRPGRRGLGPVPS; encoded by the exons ATGCTCAAGTGCATCCCGCTCTGGCGCTGCAACCGGCACGTGGAGTCGGTGGACAAGCGGCACTGCTCGCTGCAGGCCGTGCCAGAGGAGATCTATCGGTACAGCCGCAGCCTGGAGGAACTGCTCCTCGACGCCAACCAGCTGCGCGAGCTGCCCAAG CCCTTCTTTAGGCTACTGAACCTGCGCAAGCTGGGCCTGAGCGACAACGAGATCCAGCGGTTGCCTCCGGAGGTGGCCAACTTCATGCAGCTGGTGGAGCTGGATGTGTCCCGGAATG ACATCCCTGAGATCCCCGAGAGCATCAAGTTCTGCAAAGCTCTGGAGATTGCTGACTTCAGTGGGAACCCCTTGTCTAG GCTCCCTGAAGGCTTCACTCAGCTACGCAGTCTGGCTCACCTGGCGCTGAATGACGTGTCCCTGCAGGCGCTGCCTGGGGATGTGGGCAA CCTCGCCAACCTGGTGACCCTGGAGCTCCGGGAGAATCTGCTCAAGTCCTTGCCTGC gtCCCTGTCTTTCTTGGTCAAGCTGGAACAGCTGGATTTGGGAGGCAACGATCTGGAAGTGCTG CCTGACACTCTGGGAGCCCTGCCCAACCTGCGGGAGCTGTGGCTGGACCGGAACCAGCTATCAGCCCTGCCCCCG GAGCTTGGGAATCTGCGGCGCCTGGTGTGCCTGGATGTGTCGGAGAACCGGCTGGAGGAGCTGCCTGCAGAGCTTGGGGGGCTGGTGCTGCTCACTGACCTGCTGCTCTCACAGAACCTGCTGCAGCGGCTTCCAGACGGCATTG GTCAGCTGAAGCAGTTGTCCATCTTGAAGGTGGACCAGAATCGCCTGTGCGAGGTGACAGAAGCCATCGGGGACTGTGAGAACCTGTCGGAGCTGATCCTCACTGAGAACCTGCTGACG GCCCTGCCCCACTCCTTGGGGAAACTGACCAAGCTGACCAACCTCAACGTGGACCGCAACCACCTAGAGGCACTGCCGCCTGAGATTGGGGGCTGTGTGGCACTCAGCGTCCTCTCTTTGAGGGACAACCGCCTGGCCGTCCTGCCGCCAGAACTCGCCCACACGGCTGAGCTACACGTGCTGGATGTGGCGGGTAACCG cctgcagAGTCTGCCCTTCGCACTCACGCACCTCAACCTGAAGGCCTTGTGGCTAGCGGAGAACCAGGCGCAGCCCATGCTTCGGTTCCAGACTGAGGATGACACCCAGACGGGCGAGAAGGTGCTCACCTGCTACCTGCTGCCACAGCAGCCCCTGCCCAGCCTCG AGGACCCTGGGCTGCAGAGCAGCCCTTCGGAAAGCTGGGGAGATGCCCCGCTCAGCCGTGTCAGCGTCATCCAGTTCCTGGAGGCCCCTGTGGGCGACGACGACCCAGAGGAAGCCGCTGCTGAGAAACGG GGCCTGCAGCGTCGGGCTACGCCACACCCCAGCGAGCTCAAGGTGATGAAGAGGGGTGTGGAGCGCCGGAGCGAAGCCACCTCTTGCAGGCCTGACCCTGTGCCACCCTCGCTCTCTGAGGAG GAgaagaggctgagcactgagTCTGGCCTGAGTGCAGACTCACACCTGTCTGCCGGCACAGCCTCCCAGGGCGAGCCTGAGGGCCCGCTGGCCGAGGAGGAGGGGCTGAGCCAGCAGGAACCCGTGCCAGCCACCCAGGAGGAGGTCATGGAGGAGACCTACGAGGAG CCCACTGTGCGCTTCGCGGAGGACACGCTGCTCCTGCCCAGGGAGGACGGCGAGAGCGAGGAGGGCCAGCCAGAGGCGCCCTGGCCCCTGCCAGGGGGCAGACAAAGGCTCATCCGCAAGGACACGCCCCACTACAAGAAGCACTTCAAGATCTCCAAGCTGCCCCAGCCCGAGGCCGTGgtggccctcctgcaggggacacCGCCAGACAGTGAGGGCCCAGTGGGGGCTGGGAGCTGGCACAATGGCCCCCATATGTCCTGGGCTCCGCGAgcggaagaggaggaggaggaagacgaggctgaggaggaagaggagggggagacgGCAGTggcagcagaggaggagaaggcagtggcctcTGCACCCTCTGTCAAG GGGGTGTCGTTTGACCAGGCCAATAACCTGCTGATAGAGCCCGCTCGCATTGAGGAGGAAGAG CTGACGCTCACCATCGTGAGGCAGACGGGGGGCCTGGGCATCAGCATTGCAGGTGGCAAGGGCTCCACGCCCTACAAGGGAGATGACGAG GGCATTTTCATCTCCCGGGTGTCTGAGGAGGGCCCTGCGGCTCGGGCTGGGGTCCGAGTAGGCGACAAGCTCCTCGAG GTGAACGGCGTGGCCCTGCAGGAAGCGGAGCACCAGCAGGCCGTGGAGGCGCTGCGCGGGGCGGGTGCCACCGTGCACATGCGGCTGTGGCGGGAACGCATGGTGGAGCCTGAGAACGCGGTCACCGTCACAGCCCTGCGGCCCGAGGATGACTACAGCCCGCGGGAGCGGCGCGGGGGCGGCCTGCGCCTGCCCCTGCTCCCGCCCGAGCCCCCCGGGCCGCCCCGCCAGCGCCATGTGGCCTGTCTCGTGCGCAGTGAAAAGGGGCTGGGTTTCAGCATTGCAGGTGGGAAAGGCTCCACACCCTACCGGGCCGGTGACGGG GGCATCTTCATCTCCCGCATCGCTGAGGGGGGCGCCGCCCACCGGGCAGGCACCCTGCAGGTCGGCGACCGAGTCCTTTCC ATCAACggggtggacatgactgaggccaGGCACGACCATGCCGTCTCCCTGCTGACCGCCGCCTCGCCCACCATCGCCCTGCTGCTGGAGCGGGAGGCTGGGGGGCCCCTCGCCCCGagcc ccccccactcccccttGCCCCCTACTGCTGCCCCTGCCGCCCCAGGGGAGCCTGGGCCTCTGAGACTGCCCCCTGGTCTGCTGGCCGCTGCCCTGGAGGGGCCGTACCCAGTGGAG GAGATCTGTCTGCCCAGAGCAGGGGGCCCCTTGGGGCTCAGCATCGTTGGGGGGTCCGACCACTCCAGCCACCCATTCGGTGTCCAGGAGCCCGgcgtgttcatttccaag GTGCTTCCCCGGGGCCTGGCTGCACGCAGTGGCCTGCGGGTCGGGGACCGCATCCTGGCAGTGAACGGGCAGGACGTGCGGGAGGCCACGCACCAGGAAGCAGTCAGCGCCCTGCTCCGGCCCTGCCTGGAGCTGGTGCTGCTCGTGCGGAGGGACCCACCGCCCCCGGGCATGCGGGAGCTCTGCATCCAGAAGGCCCCCGGGGAGAGGCTGGGCATCAGCATCCGTGGGGGCGCCAAGGGCCACGCCGGGAACCCCTGCGACCCCACCGATGAGGGGATCTTCATCTCCAAG GTGAGCCCCTCGGGAGCAGCTGGGCGAGACGGCCGTCTGCGGGTTGGACTGCGGCTGCTGGAGGTGAACCAGCAGAGCCTGCTGGGTCTGACGCACGGAGAGGCCGTGCAGCTGCTGCGCAGCGTGGGCGACACCCTGACCGTGCTGGTCTGCGACGGCTTCGACACCAGCGCTGCCACCCCCGAG GTGTCCCCAGGCATCATCGCCAACCCCTTTGCGGCTGGCCTTGGCCGCCGGAACAGCCTGGAAAGCATCTCCTCCATCGACCGGGAGCTGAGCCCCGAGGGCTCCGGCAAG GAGAAGGAGCTGCCCGGACAGATCCCACTGTGGGGCCCGGAGGCCACG GGTCGGAGCCCAGAGAGCCTGAAGCCAGCCTGCCGAGCcctggccgccacccctggcACTGGCAGCATGCAGAGG GTGCTGCCTGCGGCAAGTGGAGAGATGGCTGAGGCCCCCTGCTCCCCTGGCCACCAGCAG cccccctccccgccctcccctgCTGAGCTTCCAGCCAACGTGAAGCAGGCCTATAGGACGTTCGCGGCTGTGCCCGGCCTGCACCCGCCCCTGGACACCCCTGCCCAG ccccccacGCCCGGGCCCACGGCCTCGCCGGAGCAGCTGTCCTTTCGAGAGCGGCAGAAGTACTTCGAGCTAGAGGTTCGGGTGCCCCAGGCCGAGGGCCCCCCTAAGCGCGTGTCACTGGTGGGCGCTGACGACCTGCGGAAGatgcaggaggaggagg CCCGCAAGCTGCAGCAGAAAAGGGCGCAGATGCTGCGCGAGGTGGTGGCCGACACGGGGCGCCCGGAAGCCGATGCTCCCGAGGACGAGGAGCCCGAAGAGGAGCCGCCCTGGGCCGGCCAGGGCCCCACGGCGGAAGG GCTCGGCCCTGCATCTCCCCCGCCGCAGGGAGGCGGTGCCCCAGTGCGGACTGCCAAGGCCGAGCGGCGCCACCAGGAGCGGCTTCGTGTGCAGAGCCCCGAGCTGCCGGCCCCAGAGCGGGCCTTGTCCCCCGCAGAGCGCCGAGCCCTGGAGGCGGAGAAGCGGGCGCTCTGGAGGGCGGCCAG GATGAAGTCCCTGGAGCAGGACGCCCTCCGCGCACAGATGGTCCTCAGCAAGTCCCAGGAGGGCCGAAGCAAGCGGGGGCCTCTGGAGCGCCTGGCCGAGGCCCCCTCGCCCGCGCCTACTCCGTCACCCACCCCCTTGGAAG ACCTCGGCCCCCAGACCGGCACCTCCCCGGGACGCTTG GCCTTGTCTGGGAGGAAGTTTGACTACAGGGTGTTTGCTGCCCTCCCCTCTTCCAGACCTGTCTATGACATGCAG TCCCCAGATTTCGCTGAGGAGCTGAGGTCCTTGGAACCACGTCCGAGCCCAG GTCTGCCAGAGGAGGACGGAGAGGTGGCCATGGTGCTTCTGGGCAGGCCCTCTCCAGGCTCCACGGGTCCCGAGGAGGTAGCCTTATGCAGCAGCCGCCGGGCCATGCGGCCAGGGCGCCGAGGCCTGGGCCCAGTTCCCTCCTAG